Proteins encoded by one window of Geobacter sp. DSM 9736:
- a CDS encoding integrase arm-type DNA-binding domain-containing protein produces the protein MPKRITPLSDIQVKNAKPQEKDYKLMDGFGLFLLVTPTNGKLWRFDYRYGDKRKVLAFGAYPSITLAEARQRREDAKKLLANGVDPGEMKKALKSTDKDIAANTFEVIARQWHLKFSSAGKWSPTHAADILHRLEKDIFPPLGSRPISEIKPMDLLKVLERIASRGALDTAHRLRHHCGMIFRYAVVTERAERDIAADLRGALPAVKNGHHAAPTTPQSLQPLLRAIDAYEGSYIVKCALQLLPLFFCRPGELRAAEWTEFDFDKAIWEIPATRMKMKQPHIVPLSKQAIAILESLQSLTGFGKYLFPCQRSTLRCMSDNAYNAALRRMGFTKDEATAHGFRASARTILDEVLHMPVVLIEHQLSHSVRDPLGRAYNRTSHLTERKKMMQQWADYLDGLKTGAKVIRISDRTAAK, from the coding sequence ATGCCCAAAAGGATCACGCCACTTTCTGATATTCAAGTCAAGAACGCAAAACCGCAGGAAAAAGATTACAAGCTCATGGACGGCTTCGGGCTTTTTCTGCTCGTAACTCCTACCAACGGGAAACTGTGGCGCTTTGATTACCGATACGGTGACAAACGCAAGGTTCTGGCTTTTGGCGCTTATCCTTCCATAACCCTCGCCGAAGCCAGGCAGCGTCGAGAGGATGCAAAGAAACTGCTGGCAAATGGCGTTGACCCGGGGGAGATGAAAAAAGCTCTTAAATCAACCGATAAAGATATTGCCGCCAATACGTTTGAAGTAATCGCCCGGCAATGGCACCTGAAATTTTCTTCTGCCGGCAAGTGGTCACCAACCCATGCCGCCGATATTCTACATCGGCTTGAAAAGGATATCTTTCCCCCGCTCGGCTCCCGCCCAATATCAGAAATAAAACCGATGGATCTTCTCAAGGTCCTGGAGCGAATAGCCAGCCGCGGCGCACTAGACACGGCTCATCGCCTGCGGCACCATTGCGGAATGATCTTTCGCTATGCCGTTGTAACTGAACGTGCTGAACGTGATATCGCAGCCGATTTAAGAGGAGCTTTGCCGGCGGTAAAGAATGGACATCACGCCGCCCCGACAACACCGCAAAGCCTTCAACCTCTTCTCAGGGCAATAGATGCTTATGAGGGCAGCTATATCGTCAAGTGCGCTCTCCAACTCCTTCCCTTGTTTTTTTGCAGGCCTGGAGAACTAAGGGCCGCCGAATGGACGGAGTTTGATTTTGATAAAGCAATCTGGGAGATACCGGCAACTCGGATGAAAATGAAACAGCCCCATATTGTCCCACTGTCCAAACAGGCTATAGCCATTCTGGAATCTCTGCAATCTCTCACCGGCTTTGGCAAGTATCTCTTCCCCTGCCAACGTTCAACACTCAGATGCATGAGCGATAATGCTTACAATGCTGCACTGCGCCGTATGGGGTTTACAAAAGATGAAGCGACTGCCCATGGGTTCAGGGCATCAGCTCGAACAATTCTTGACGAAGTGCTGCACATGCCGGTTGTTCTGATCGAGCACCAACTCAGTCACTCCGTTCGTGACCCACTTGGAAGGGCCTACAACCGAACCTCCCACCTTACAGAGCGTAAAAAGATGATGCAGCAGTGGGCCGATTACCTTGACGGACTGAAGACGGGAGCAAAAGTCATCAGAATTTCCGACCGGACAGCCGCCAAATGA
- a CDS encoding elongation factor P, producing the protein MISTSDFKRGLVIQIDGAPCIILDVNFQSPSARGANTMVKTKYRNLITSQVLEKTFRSGDKMEEADFERHKGQYLYADGGRGVFMDMETYEQFEMEEESFALISPYLLDGTEVQLGLFQGRMVNVDLPMTVELTITETPPVIKNATATAQTKEALLETGLKLQVPPYLEAGEKIKVDTRDSRFISRA; encoded by the coding sequence ATGATAAGCACATCCGATTTCAAGCGGGGCCTGGTAATACAGATCGACGGCGCGCCTTGCATAATCCTTGATGTAAACTTTCAGTCCCCGTCCGCCCGCGGGGCGAACACAATGGTAAAGACGAAATACAGGAACCTAATTACGTCCCAAGTCCTGGAGAAAACCTTCCGCTCCGGAGACAAGATGGAAGAAGCGGATTTCGAGCGCCACAAAGGCCAATACCTCTATGCCGACGGTGGACGCGGCGTCTTCATGGATATGGAAACGTACGAGCAGTTCGAGATGGAAGAGGAGAGCTTCGCGCTGATTTCTCCCTATCTGCTTGATGGAACTGAGGTTCAACTTGGTCTCTTCCAGGGGCGGATGGTAAACGTGGATCTTCCGATGACAGTTGAGCTCACCATCACAGAAACTCCGCCTGTCATAAAGAACGCCACCGCCACCGCCCAAACAAAGGAAGCGCTTCTGGAAACAGGCCTCAAGCTGCAGGTTCCCCCGTATCTGGAGGCCGGTGAAAAAATCAAAGTCGATACGCGCGACAGCCGCTTCATCTCACGTGCTTGA
- a CDS encoding RNA-binding S4 domain-containing protein, producing MKIDTDYIKLDSFLKMVDVASSGGEAKVLIATGAVRVNGAEEKRRGRKLYPGDRVDAAGETFLVEGPSHGEADVP from the coding sequence ATGAAGATCGATACCGACTACATCAAGCTCGACAGTTTTCTTAAAATGGTCGATGTTGCGTCCTCGGGAGGGGAGGCAAAGGTCCTGATCGCCACGGGTGCTGTTCGCGTCAACGGTGCCGAAGAGAAAAGGCGCGGCCGCAAGCTCTATCCAGGGGACAGGGTGGATGCTGCCGGAGAAACTTTTCTCGTCGAAGGCCCATCGCATGGAGAAGCTGATGTGCCTTGA
- a CDS encoding uracil-DNA glycosylase family protein, translating to MEKLMCLEDISIELAHRLDELRFSSPVAYVYNPLLYAWQPHREYLVRFGRGIKEAVFLGMNPGPWGMTQTGVPFGEIAAVRDWLKVEGEIGKPSSEHPKKRVVGLSCRRSEVSGRRLWGLIRQRFGSPEPFFERFFVLNYCPLLFLDEGGRNITPDKLRPGERDLLLEACDQALFQMIECLRPAQVIGVGNFAAEQARNALHALPVKVGKILHPSPSNPLANRCWPETVLRQLHEQEVDF from the coding sequence ATGGAGAAGCTGATGTGCCTTGAAGATATCAGCATCGAGCTTGCCCACCGGCTGGATGAGTTGCGGTTCTCTTCTCCGGTGGCTTACGTCTACAACCCTCTGCTATATGCATGGCAGCCGCACCGGGAGTATCTGGTGCGGTTCGGCAGAGGGATAAAAGAAGCGGTATTCCTCGGGATGAATCCCGGTCCCTGGGGGATGACCCAGACGGGGGTGCCCTTCGGGGAAATTGCGGCTGTACGTGATTGGCTGAAGGTAGAGGGGGAGATCGGAAAGCCTTCTTCCGAACACCCGAAAAAGCGCGTGGTTGGGTTGAGTTGCCGCAGAAGCGAAGTGAGCGGGAGACGGCTCTGGGGGCTGATTCGCCAGCGATTCGGCTCTCCTGAGCCCTTCTTTGAGAGGTTTTTCGTCCTCAACTATTGCCCACTCCTCTTCCTCGATGAAGGGGGGCGTAACATCACCCCGGACAAGCTGCGCCCAGGGGAGCGGGACCTGCTTCTTGAGGCATGTGACCAGGCTCTTTTCCAAATGATCGAGTGCCTGCGCCCGGCTCAGGTAATAGGTGTTGGAAATTTTGCCGCCGAACAGGCACGGAATGCTCTGCATGCGCTTCCTGTCAAGGTGGGAAAGATACTTCACCCGAGTCCTTCAAATCCGCTGGCCAACCGTTGCTGGCCGGAAACCGTGCTGCGGCAGCTTCATGAACAGGAAGTAGACTTTTAA
- a CDS encoding TIGR04290 family methyltransferase, producing MGDAEGSTIRPEEIASLSPWFHNLHFPDGTQTAPDHFLGDFPLFKWKELAPFIPEDLTGWNALDIGCNAGFYTFELARRGARVTGIDVDPHYLRQATWAARQYGVEERVRFRQMQIYDLARDPVEFDLVLFLGVLYHLRYPLLGLDIVARKVKRLMVFQTLTMPGKEIYFQPDHWINERDTLLDPGWPKAAFIEDRFAGDPTNWWILNHAGVEALLRSAGMRIIGYPGDEIYLCEPNPQLPSCVTTWNKEEYLSATGTAAASEGCVTDAIQPPDGLTS from the coding sequence ATGGGTGACGCTGAAGGAAGCACAATACGACCCGAGGAGATCGCATCGCTTTCTCCCTGGTTCCACAACCTTCATTTTCCCGATGGGACGCAGACCGCGCCGGACCATTTCCTCGGAGACTTCCCCCTGTTCAAGTGGAAGGAACTCGCACCATTTATTCCCGAGGACCTGACAGGGTGGAATGCCCTAGACATCGGTTGCAACGCCGGGTTCTACACCTTCGAACTCGCACGCCGCGGAGCACGGGTAACAGGGATAGACGTGGACCCGCACTATCTGCGCCAGGCGACGTGGGCAGCACGACAGTATGGTGTGGAAGAGCGCGTCCGGTTTCGGCAGATGCAGATATACGACCTGGCACGGGATCCCGTAGAATTCGACCTGGTCCTCTTTCTAGGAGTGCTCTACCACTTGCGCTACCCTCTCCTCGGGCTCGATATTGTTGCCAGGAAGGTAAAGCGGCTAATGGTATTCCAGACTCTCACAATGCCGGGAAAAGAGATCTACTTCCAGCCCGACCACTGGATAAACGAGCGGGATACCCTCCTCGACCCTGGCTGGCCCAAAGCAGCGTTCATCGAGGACCGCTTTGCCGGGGACCCCACCAACTGGTGGATATTAAATCACGCCGGTGTGGAAGCTCTCCTTCGATCTGCCGGCATGCGAATAATCGGCTATCCAGGAGATGAAATATATCTGTGCGAGCCGAACCCACAGTTGCCATCGTGCGTCACCACGTGGAACAAAGAAGAGTACCTTTCGGCGACAGGAACAGCGGCGGCGTCAGAAGGATGCGTGACTGACGCTATCCAACCTCCTGATGGATTGACAAGCTGA
- a CDS encoding glycosyltransferase, with protein MKLAVLGLSITSSWGNGHATTYRGLLREMAQRGHDVVFFERDAPWYSANRDLPEPPYCRTILYTSLDHLFAEHGKEIREADCVIVGSYVPEGIEAGHWITRHAKGLTAFYDIDTPVTLAKLERDDCDYLDLELIPRYRLYLSFTGGPTLRFIEEHYGSPGARPLYCSVDPSVHRPSGETHSWDLGYLGTYSSDRQPTLDRLLNEPAATWKEGRFIVAGPQYPGTIRWPDNVKRVEHLAPVHHGEFYTGQRYTLNVTRKQMVKAGFSPSVRLFEAAACAVPVISDRWEGIDTFFNPGEEILLASDSGEVLRILQGLPENERREIGERARRRVLLSHTAAKRAEELETYITEAMGAA; from the coding sequence ATGAAACTTGCAGTCTTGGGACTTTCTATCACATCGTCTTGGGGCAACGGTCATGCCACCACCTATCGGGGGCTGTTGCGGGAAATGGCACAACGGGGGCACGACGTGGTCTTCTTCGAACGCGACGCCCCGTGGTATTCAGCCAACCGCGACCTCCCGGAACCACCTTACTGCCGGACGATCCTGTACACCTCACTCGACCATCTTTTTGCTGAACATGGGAAGGAAATCAGGGAGGCGGATTGCGTGATTGTCGGTTCCTACGTCCCCGAAGGAATCGAAGCGGGACACTGGATAACCAGGCATGCAAAAGGACTCACTGCCTTCTACGACATCGACACTCCAGTGACACTCGCCAAACTGGAACGGGATGATTGCGACTATCTGGACCTGGAGCTTATCCCACGTTACAGGCTCTACCTCTCATTTACCGGAGGCCCGACCCTGCGTTTCATAGAAGAGCATTACGGCTCCCCTGGCGCCCGCCCCCTCTACTGCTCGGTCGATCCCAGCGTTCATCGTCCATCGGGAGAAACCCATTCCTGGGATCTGGGATATCTCGGCACTTACAGCTCCGATAGGCAGCCGACCCTGGATCGTCTTCTCAATGAACCGGCAGCCACCTGGAAGGAAGGACGTTTCATCGTAGCCGGCCCGCAATATCCCGGTACGATCCGATGGCCTGACAACGTCAAACGAGTGGAACATCTCGCGCCGGTCCACCATGGAGAGTTCTATACCGGTCAGAGGTACACTCTCAACGTGACCCGGAAGCAAATGGTGAAAGCAGGGTTCTCTCCCAGCGTCCGTCTTTTCGAAGCCGCGGCGTGCGCAGTCCCTGTCATCAGCGACCGCTGGGAAGGCATCGATACGTTTTTCAATCCCGGCGAAGAAATCCTTCTCGCTTCAGACTCCGGGGAGGTCCTACGAATCCTGCAGGGGCTGCCTGAGAACGAGCGGCGGGAAATCGGGGAGCGGGCAAGACGCCGCGTACTCCTATCGCACACCGCAGCAAAGCGCGCAGAAGAACTGGAAACATACATAACGGAAGCGATGGGGGCTGCGTAG
- a CDS encoding glycosyltransferase yields MGLTIAFFGSSLVSSYWNGAATYYRGIIKALHELGHHVTFFEPDAYDRQANRDMENPEWATVVVYPATEEAAAQCLERAADADLVVKASGVGVFDEFLEREVLMLKKETTQVVFWDVDAPATLERVAADPSDPFHRLIPAYDLILTYGGGWPVVERYLSFGARECIPIYNALDPDTHFPVPPQQRFRTDLAFLGNRLPDRETRVDEFFLSVAHRLPHRSFLFAGSGWGDKPRPANTTWLGHLGTGDHNAFNCSALAILNISRASMASYGFSPATRVFEAAGAGACIITDAWDGVDNFFEPGKEILVAGNGDEVAAILEKLTEKEAAAVGMRAFARVRREHTYRHRARQFGEIFCSDTSTCRRGVAG; encoded by the coding sequence ATGGGACTGACAATAGCATTTTTCGGGTCGAGCCTTGTCTCCTCCTACTGGAACGGCGCAGCCACCTACTATCGCGGAATCATCAAGGCTCTCCACGAACTGGGGCACCACGTCACCTTCTTCGAGCCGGATGCTTACGACCGGCAGGCGAACCGCGACATGGAAAATCCCGAATGGGCAACGGTGGTCGTTTACCCCGCTACAGAGGAGGCGGCGGCTCAATGCCTGGAACGTGCCGCCGATGCCGATCTGGTTGTCAAGGCTAGCGGCGTGGGGGTATTCGACGAATTCCTGGAGCGGGAAGTCCTCATGCTCAAGAAGGAAACCACGCAGGTGGTTTTCTGGGACGTGGACGCACCGGCAACCCTTGAAAGGGTCGCTGCCGATCCGTCTGATCCTTTTCACCGCCTCATTCCCGCCTACGACCTGATTCTGACGTATGGAGGCGGTTGGCCGGTGGTCGAGCGATACCTGTCATTCGGAGCCCGGGAATGCATCCCTATATACAACGCCCTCGATCCGGACACCCACTTCCCGGTCCCGCCGCAGCAGCGCTTCCGGACCGACCTTGCCTTTCTCGGAAACCGCCTGCCCGACCGCGAAACCCGTGTGGATGAGTTCTTTCTTTCCGTTGCGCACCGTCTCCCGCATCGCTCGTTTCTCTTCGCGGGAAGCGGCTGGGGAGACAAGCCCCGCCCCGCCAACACAACGTGGCTCGGGCACCTGGGAACAGGGGATCACAACGCCTTCAATTGCAGTGCACTGGCCATCCTCAACATAAGCCGTGCAAGCATGGCGAGCTACGGGTTCTCACCTGCCACACGCGTATTCGAGGCGGCAGGAGCGGGAGCCTGCATTATCACGGATGCATGGGACGGCGTCGATAACTTCTTCGAGCCGGGAAAAGAAATTCTTGTCGCCGGAAACGGTGATGAAGTCGCCGCAATACTTGAGAAACTGACCGAGAAGGAGGCGGCTGCTGTCGGCATGAGGGCATTCGCGAGGGTGAGGAGGGAACATACATATCGTCACCGGGCACGGCAGTTCGGGGAGATATTCTGCTCCGACACATCGACATGCCGCAGGGGGGTGGCAGGATGA
- a CDS encoding glycosyltransferase yields the protein MKFVLFYHSIVSDWNHGNAHFLRGIASELISRGHHVDVYEPEAGWSLTNLLREQGEIAIRQFRRTYPLLEGKTYRMDRIDPDRLLAGADVVIVHEWNDHELVRRLGEHHRKKGGYLLFFHDTHHRSVTEAKSMSAYDLSHYDGVLAYGKKIRDIYLKSRWAKNVWVWHEAADVRVFSPQSSVEPEGDVVWVGNWGDEERSEEIREFLIEPVRRLRLKATVYGVRYPQQALRLLEEAGIRYGGWLPNFDVPKVFSRHRVTVHIPRRPYATLLPGIPTIRPFEALSCGIPLVSAPWHDVEGLFAPGEDFLVARNGNEATELLDMLLHHPTRAEELASHGRRTIIERHTCGHRVNELLQICRELGMDTTERPQQLRGKG from the coding sequence ATGAAATTCGTGCTCTTCTATCACTCCATCGTCTCCGACTGGAATCACGGCAATGCCCACTTTTTGAGAGGCATCGCGAGCGAGTTGATCTCCAGGGGCCATCATGTGGACGTCTATGAACCAGAGGCTGGGTGGAGCCTTACCAATCTGTTGCGGGAGCAGGGGGAAATTGCCATCCGCCAGTTCCGCAGGACATACCCGCTCCTCGAAGGCAAGACATACCGGATGGACAGGATCGATCCGGACCGCTTACTGGCTGGCGCCGACGTAGTGATCGTCCATGAATGGAACGACCACGAACTTGTCCGGAGGCTTGGGGAGCATCACCGAAAAAAGGGGGGTTACCTCCTTTTTTTCCACGACACCCACCACCGGTCGGTCACCGAAGCGAAATCGATGTCAGCCTATGATCTCAGCCACTACGACGGCGTTCTGGCCTACGGAAAAAAAATCCGGGATATCTACCTGAAATCCCGCTGGGCAAAAAATGTATGGGTATGGCATGAAGCGGCGGATGTTCGCGTATTCTCGCCGCAATCTTCTGTAGAACCGGAAGGGGATGTCGTCTGGGTCGGCAACTGGGGTGACGAGGAACGGAGCGAGGAGATCCGGGAGTTCCTGATAGAACCTGTGCGGCGCCTTAGACTTAAGGCGACGGTATATGGTGTGCGCTATCCGCAGCAGGCGCTCCGGCTGCTGGAGGAGGCCGGCATCCGCTACGGAGGGTGGCTTCCGAATTTCGACGTACCGAAGGTCTTCAGCCGCCACCGCGTCACGGTTCATATACCGCGTCGCCCCTATGCGACTCTGCTCCCGGGGATTCCGACCATTCGCCCCTTCGAGGCATTATCCTGCGGGATTCCTCTCGTGTCGGCCCCGTGGCATGACGTCGAGGGGCTGTTCGCCCCGGGTGAGGACTTTCTCGTAGCCCGCAACGGAAACGAGGCAACAGAACTGCTGGACATGCTGCTTCATCATCCGACACGCGCTGAGGAACTTGCGAGCCACGGCAGGAGAACCATCATCGAGCGCCACACCTGCGGGCACCGGGTGAACGAACTACTGCAGATATGCCGCGAGCTCGGGATGGATACCACCGAAAGACCGCAGCAACTGCGCGGAAAGGGATAG
- a CDS encoding glycosyltransferase family 4 protein — protein MEHSQQALSDLYSISVPSVPRRVLMTADTVGGVWTYALEVAQGLARYGIEVLLATMGGAPNSEQRREARRVRNLVLHDSAHRLEWMDDPWEDIERAGEWLLSLEDTFSPDVVHLNGYVHAALPWRAPCLVAGHSCVLSWWESVRKKQLPASYHVYRERVRKGLSAASLVVTPTRAMLGALEKHYLPLPKGRVIHNARNRKLFKPGRKEEFILCVGRIWDEAKNVGSVARAAANLAWPVYIAGEEKHPEGGTLIVGNVSRLGKIAPWELAAWLERAGIYAHPAKYEPFGLSILEAAMSRCALVLGDIPSLRELWEGAAVFVPPDDTEALKNALQELCTDHFYRERLAGEAYERSMSFSLDRMAAQYMDAYLSLHPAPMLKAAPAPAVARA, from the coding sequence ATGGAACATTCGCAGCAGGCCCTTTCGGATCTTTATTCGATAAGCGTCCCTTCAGTCCCGCGCAGAGTTCTCATGACCGCCGATACCGTCGGAGGCGTCTGGACCTATGCCCTCGAAGTGGCTCAGGGACTTGCACGGTACGGCATAGAGGTGCTGCTGGCCACCATGGGTGGAGCACCCAACTCGGAGCAGCGGCGTGAAGCGCGGCGGGTGCGCAATCTGGTGCTGCACGACAGCGCCCACCGTCTCGAATGGATGGACGACCCATGGGAAGACATCGAGCGAGCCGGGGAATGGCTCCTGTCGCTGGAGGATACTTTCAGCCCCGATGTCGTACACCTCAACGGGTACGTGCATGCGGCTCTTCCCTGGCGGGCGCCCTGTCTGGTCGCAGGGCACTCCTGTGTCCTGTCCTGGTGGGAATCGGTGCGCAAAAAGCAACTTCCCGCCTCCTATCACGTTTATCGGGAGAGGGTGCGCAAGGGCCTTTCCGCCGCTTCGCTTGTGGTGACACCTACCCGGGCCATGCTGGGTGCCCTCGAAAAGCACTATCTCCCGCTTCCCAAGGGACGGGTGATCCACAACGCCCGCAACCGCAAGCTCTTCAAGCCGGGAAGAAAGGAAGAGTTCATCCTCTGCGTCGGACGGATCTGGGACGAGGCGAAGAATGTGGGAAGCGTTGCCAGGGCCGCGGCAAATCTGGCCTGGCCGGTATACATCGCCGGAGAGGAGAAGCATCCGGAAGGGGGAACGCTTATCGTCGGCAATGTCAGCCGGCTCGGCAAAATCGCTCCATGGGAGCTGGCCGCTTGGTTGGAGCGGGCGGGTATCTATGCTCACCCCGCAAAGTACGAACCCTTCGGGCTTTCGATACTTGAAGCGGCCATGTCCCGTTGTGCTCTGGTGCTGGGGGACATCCCCTCCCTTCGGGAGCTGTGGGAAGGTGCGGCGGTCTTCGTTCCCCCCGACGACACAGAGGCCCTTAAGAACGCTCTACAGGAACTCTGCACCGATCACTTTTATCGGGAGCGGCTGGCAGGCGAAGCATATGAACGGAGCATGTCCTTCAGCCTCGACCGAATGGCGGCACAGTACATGGACGCCTACCTGTCGCTTCATCCGGCACCTATGCTAAAAGCTGCGCCCGCACCCGCGGTAGCCAGAGCCTGA
- a CDS encoding Gfo/Idh/MocA family protein, with the protein MAARNRSLPRLGFLGTGWIGRHRMEAIAASGEAEVAAIADISAGNAEAAAAAAPGAIIAGSYDELLDMDLDGIVIATPSAGHAEQSIRALERGMAVFCQKPLARNAAETAAVVTAARRADRLLAVDYSYRFTEGIRKIHDLVRRGELGELYSADLVFHNAYGPDKSWFYDPELSGGGCLMDLGSHLVDLGLWVFDFPNIRTVSRSIYAKGKLLENVTGAVEDFADVSFVLENGAIIRLACSWNLPAGRDAVISSTFYGTEGGACFRNVNGSFYDFTAERFQGTSCQQLAAPPDDWGGRAAVAWAVRLRTGCRFDPDAERLLDTALALDAAYGRDTSFPAESECREISRAGDQGERSIAALG; encoded by the coding sequence ATAGCCGCAAGAAACAGGAGCCTCCCAAGATTGGGGTTTCTCGGGACGGGGTGGATCGGCCGGCACAGGATGGAAGCCATAGCAGCGTCGGGAGAAGCGGAAGTAGCAGCGATTGCGGATATCAGCGCCGGGAACGCCGAAGCGGCCGCAGCCGCCGCTCCGGGCGCTATCATTGCCGGTTCCTATGATGAGCTCCTCGATATGGATCTCGACGGCATTGTGATTGCCACTCCGAGCGCGGGTCACGCCGAGCAGTCGATACGTGCGCTGGAGCGGGGAATGGCGGTTTTCTGCCAGAAACCCCTCGCTCGAAATGCAGCGGAAACGGCAGCGGTGGTGACGGCTGCGCGTCGTGCAGACCGGCTCCTGGCCGTTGATTACTCCTACCGTTTCACCGAAGGCATCCGTAAAATCCACGATCTTGTCAGAAGAGGCGAACTGGGAGAGCTTTACAGCGCAGACCTGGTCTTCCATAACGCCTACGGCCCCGACAAGTCTTGGTTTTACGATCCGGAACTATCGGGCGGGGGCTGCCTCATGGACCTGGGAAGCCATCTGGTCGATCTTGGGCTCTGGGTCTTCGACTTCCCCAACATACGAACCGTTTCGCGCTCCATATACGCCAAGGGGAAGCTTCTGGAGAATGTAACGGGAGCAGTGGAGGATTTCGCCGATGTCTCTTTCGTACTGGAAAATGGCGCGATAATCCGCCTCGCATGCTCCTGGAACCTGCCCGCCGGCCGGGATGCCGTCATCAGTTCCACCTTTTACGGCACCGAAGGAGGAGCCTGCTTCCGCAACGTGAATGGCTCATTCTACGACTTCACCGCCGAACGCTTCCAGGGCACCAGCTGCCAGCAACTGGCGGCGCCGCCGGACGACTGGGGTGGAAGGGCAGCCGTCGCCTGGGCAGTAAGACTCCGTACCGGGTGCAGATTCGACCCTGATGCGGAACGCCTCCTCGACACCGCGCTTGCCCTCGACGCCGCGTACGGCAGGGATACCAGCTTTCCGGCCGAGAGTGAGTGCAGGGAGATAAGCCGGGCAGGTGATCAGGGGGAACGAAGCATCGCCGCGCTGGGTTGA
- a CDS encoding zinc-binding dehydrogenase — MQAAVITSPGKVEVRESPLQDPKAGELLIRVEGCGVCPSNLPLWEGRPWFNYPIPPGTPGHEGWGRVCAVGKGVAGFAEGDRVTFLSDHAYAEYDTITAEAAVKLPAELEGLPFPGEAVGCAVNVFRRSAIRAGDTVAVVGAGFLGIIFTALASRAGARVIALSRRQHPLDLALSYGAAEAVSMDDHWRVIEKMKELAGPAGCDVVVEATGHQWPLDLSGELVKERGRMVIAGYHQDGPRQVNMQQWNWKGLDVINAHEREARIYVEGIAAGVEAAAGRAFDLEGLVTHSFGLDSLNEAYAMLTERPEGFIKGIVSIHP; from the coding sequence ATGCAGGCGGCAGTCATTACGTCACCCGGAAAGGTCGAAGTGCGGGAATCCCCACTGCAGGATCCTAAAGCGGGTGAACTCCTGATACGGGTGGAAGGGTGCGGAGTGTGCCCTTCCAACCTCCCACTATGGGAAGGAAGGCCGTGGTTCAATTATCCGATTCCTCCCGGCACCCCGGGGCATGAGGGATGGGGACGCGTTTGCGCTGTAGGCAAGGGTGTGGCCGGCTTTGCCGAAGGAGACAGGGTTACTTTCCTGTCGGACCATGCTTACGCAGAGTACGACACTATTACCGCCGAAGCAGCCGTCAAGCTGCCGGCGGAACTCGAAGGTCTTCCCTTTCCCGGCGAAGCAGTCGGGTGCGCCGTCAACGTCTTTCGCCGCAGCGCCATTCGTGCCGGGGACACAGTCGCCGTCGTAGGAGCGGGTTTTCTGGGCATCATATTCACTGCCCTTGCCTCACGTGCAGGCGCACGTGTCATCGCCCTGTCCCGCCGGCAGCACCCCCTCGACCTTGCCCTTTCGTATGGTGCAGCCGAAGCAGTTTCAATGGACGACCATTGGCGAGTGATCGAAAAGATGAAAGAGCTTGCGGGCCCCGCGGGTTGCGATGTGGTTGTGGAAGCGACGGGGCACCAGTGGCCTTTGGACCTCTCGGGTGAACTGGTGAAAGAGAGGGGGCGCATGGTGATTGCGGGCTACCATCAGGACGGGCCCCGGCAAGTGAACATGCAGCAGTGGAACTGGAAGGGGCTGGACGTCATAAACGCTCACGAGCGCGAAGCTAGAATTTATGTGGAAGGCATCGCCGCGGGCGTCGAAGCGGCTGCCGGAAGAGCGTTCGACCTGGAAGGTCTCGTCACACACAGTTTCGGGCTGGACAGCCTCAATGAAGCGTATGCAATGCTGACCGAACGACCGGAAGGGTTCATAAAAGGCATTGTCAGCATCCACCCGTAG